Proteins co-encoded in one Longimicrobiaceae bacterium genomic window:
- a CDS encoding cytochrome c yields the protein MNKWMKRAGYALGGLLALVLIAAIGLYAASEVRLRRTYHVPGQALALRSDAATLAHGRHVATAIGKCTDCHGSDLGGKVFIDDPALGTLNAPNLTPGGVTAGYTAADWERAIRHGVNPGGRALLGMPSAEFYHLSDDDAASIIAYMRGLPAVKRGFAAPHLRPVGRGLFATGMLPLLAAEDIPHTAPRPASPAPGVTREYGAYLSRVGGCNGCHREDLSGGPIPGVPPEWPPARNLTPAGIGSWTEADFVRTLRSGKRPDGTAVNPVMPWALAGQMSDDELEALWLYIHTVPPKPTGA from the coding sequence ATGAACAAGTGGATGAAGCGCGCCGGCTACGCGCTGGGCGGCCTGCTCGCCCTGGTGCTCATCGCCGCCATCGGCCTGTACGCGGCCAGCGAAGTGCGCCTGCGCCGCACGTACCACGTGCCCGGCCAGGCGCTGGCCCTGCGCAGCGACGCCGCCACCCTGGCACATGGCCGCCACGTGGCGACCGCCATCGGCAAGTGCACCGACTGCCACGGCAGCGACCTGGGCGGCAAGGTGTTCATCGACGACCCGGCGCTGGGCACGCTCAACGCCCCGAACCTGACCCCCGGCGGCGTCACCGCGGGCTACACCGCGGCGGACTGGGAGCGCGCGATCCGGCACGGCGTGAACCCCGGCGGCCGCGCGTTGCTCGGCATGCCGTCTGCCGAGTTCTACCACCTGAGCGACGACGACGCGGCCAGCATAATCGCCTATATGCGCGGCCTGCCCGCCGTGAAGCGCGGCTTCGCGGCGCCTCATCTCCGTCCCGTGGGCCGCGGCCTCTTCGCCACGGGCATGCTTCCGCTGCTAGCGGCCGAGGACATCCCGCACACGGCACCGCGCCCCGCCAGCCCCGCGCCGGGCGTGACGCGCGAGTACGGCGCGTACCTGTCGCGCGTGGGCGGCTGCAACGGCTGCCACCGCGAGGACCTGTCCGGCGGGCCCATTCCCGGAGTGCCGCCGGAGTGGCCGCCCGCGCGGAACCTGACGCCCGCCGGCATCGGCAGCTGGACCGAGGCGGACTTCGTTCGCACGCTCCGCAGTGGGAAGCGCCCGGACGGCACCGCGGTGAACCCGGTGATGCCCTGGGCCCTCGCCGGCCAGATGAGCGACGACGAGCTGGAAGCCCTCTGGCTCTACATCCACACCGTCCCGCCGAAGCCGACGGGTGCGTGA
- a CDS encoding aldo/keto reductase, which produces MEHVRIGDTGLEASRIGLGAWAIGGSWWGGTDEGEAVRTIHAALDLGINLIDTAPVYGRGVSEEIVGRALAGSRRQVVIVATKCGLSWPGGGDVVRDARPATIRREVEESLARLGTDRIDLYQVHWPDPRVPVADTAGVLADLYREGKIRAIGVSNHSPAEMDAFRAAAPLHAAQPPYNLFEREVEDDVLPYCRRHGIATLTYGVLCRGLLSGRMRPDTSFAGDDLRAADDPKFRQPAYSEYLEAVDRLDRFALENFGKRVIHLAARWALEQPGVGVALWGARRPEQLEPVEDVFGWRLDDDALDTVDRILGATVRHPIGPEFMAPPAREDPLGPR; this is translated from the coding sequence ATGGAGCACGTCCGCATCGGGGACACGGGGCTGGAGGCGTCGCGCATCGGGCTGGGCGCCTGGGCCATCGGCGGGTCGTGGTGGGGCGGCACCGACGAAGGCGAGGCGGTGCGCACCATCCACGCCGCGCTGGACCTGGGCATCAACCTCATCGACACCGCCCCGGTGTACGGCCGCGGCGTGTCGGAAGAGATCGTGGGCCGCGCGCTGGCCGGCTCGCGGCGCCAGGTCGTGATCGTCGCCACCAAGTGCGGCCTCTCGTGGCCCGGCGGCGGCGACGTGGTGCGCGATGCGCGGCCCGCCACCATCCGCCGCGAGGTCGAGGAGTCGCTCGCGCGGCTGGGCACCGACCGCATCGACCTGTACCAGGTGCACTGGCCGGACCCGCGCGTCCCCGTCGCCGACACCGCCGGCGTGCTGGCCGACCTGTACCGCGAGGGGAAGATCCGCGCGATCGGCGTCAGCAACCACTCGCCGGCCGAGATGGACGCCTTCCGCGCCGCCGCGCCGCTGCACGCCGCCCAGCCGCCGTACAACCTGTTCGAGCGCGAGGTCGAAGACGACGTGCTGCCGTACTGCCGCCGGCACGGCATCGCCACGCTCACCTACGGCGTACTGTGCCGCGGGCTGCTGAGCGGCCGCATGCGCCCCGACACCTCGTTCGCGGGCGACGACCTCCGCGCCGCCGACGACCCCAAGTTCCGCCAGCCCGCGTACTCCGAGTACCTGGAGGCGGTGGACCGGCTGGACCGCTTCGCGCTGGAGAACTTCGGCAAGCGGGTGATCCACCTGGCCGCGCGCTGGGCGCTGGAGCAGCCGGGCGTGGGCGTCGCGCTGTGGGGCGCCCGGCGCCCGGAGCAGCTGGAGCCGGTGGAGGACGTCTTCGGTTGGCGGCTGGACGACGACGCGCTCGACACGGTGGACCGCATACTGGGGGCGACCGTGCGGCACCCCATCGGGCCGGAATTCATGGCCCCGCCCGCCCGCGAGGACCCACTCGGCCCGCGGTGA